The proteins below come from a single Ahaetulla prasina isolate Xishuangbanna chromosome 16, ASM2864084v1, whole genome shotgun sequence genomic window:
- the LOC131186120 gene encoding protein AMBP-like, with translation MEPQVGLLLVCTAVFLSASGSPIAPADPIQIQKDFDEARVYGKWYAIALGTTCKWLKKYKERYLMGTLEVAPGDTSKELSVTSTRLRQGTCSQAVGVYQKSNIPGKYYYYNSRWETHIEGYVARTNYDDYAFLAWKKNSSYGYTVTTQLYGRSPDLPEDLIEDFRQFSVTLGIPEDAFFRLTETGECVPPQAELNQQRDRRSTWDEEAGSADGSPSFVGGNREDFCLQPRDAGPCLGMELRYFYNTTSQNCERFFYGGCRGNQNNFLSERGCLQTCRTEAACRLPIVPGEPCKDTFWAFDAKQGRCLTFQGCGGNANKFYLEKECQEYCGLLPSDGEEFLRPSAL, from the exons ATGGAGCCGCAGGTGGGGCTTCTTCTCGTCTGCACTGCCGTTTTCCTCTCAGCCAGCGGCAGTCCAATCGCTCCAGCTGACCCCATCCAAATCCAGAAGGATTTTGACGAAGCAAGA GTCTACGGGAAGTGGTACGCCATCGCGCTAGGCACAACCTGCAAGTGGCTGAAGAAATATAAAGAGCGCTACCTGATGGGGACGCTGGAGGTGGCTCCTGGGGACACCAGCAAGGAGCTCTCGGTCACCTCCACGAGGCTTCG GCAAGGCACCTGCAGCCAAGCGGTGGGAGTTTATCAGAAGAGCAACATCCCTGGGAAATACTATTACTACAATTCTA GGTGGGAGACCCACATTGAGGGCTACGTGGCTCGCACCAACTATGATGACTACGCCTTCCTTGCCTGGAAGAAGAACAGCAGCTACGGCTATACTGTCACCACCCAACTTTACG GGAGGAGCCCCGACCTGCCTGAGGACCTCATAGAGGACTTCAGACAGTTCTCCGTGACCCTGGGCATTCCTGAGGACGCCTTCTTCAGACTGACAGAAACAG GGGAGTGTGTCCCCCCCCAGGCAGAACTCAACCAGCAG AGAGACCGGAGGAGCACCTGGGATGAGGAAGCAGGCTCTGCCGATGGCTCCCCATCATTTGTGGGGGGCAACAGAGAAG atttCTGCCTGCAGCCCAGGGATGCCGGCCCCTGCCTGGGGATGGAGCTGCGCTACTTCTACAACACCACATCCCAGAACTGTGAGAGGTTCTTCTACGGTGGCTGCCGGGGAAATCAAAACAACTTCCTCTCAGAGCGCGGCTGCCTGCAGACCTGCCGGACAGAGG CTGCCTGCCGCCTGCCCATCGTGCCGGGAGAGCCCTGCAAGGACACCTTCTGGGCCTTCGATGCCAAGCAGGGCAGGTGCCTCACCTTCCAGGGCTGCGGAGGCAATGCCAACAAGTTCTACCTGGAGAAGGAGTGCCAGGAGTACTGCGGCCTCCTCCCCAGCG ACGGGGAGGAGTTCTTGCGCCCGTCCGCCCTGTGA